A window of Nicotiana tabacum cultivar K326 chromosome 24, ASM71507v2, whole genome shotgun sequence contains these coding sequences:
- the LOC107809648 gene encoding UBP1-associated proteins 1A, with the protein MGTKRKSSASTPKIQPEEQKPKLELQSSSSSEEESESEPEAAPQSESSSSEEEESEDEATKRETVRKLLEPFTKDKIIQLFKTAASNDPSILSRVKTLADTDPTHRKIFVHGLGYDTTLHQLHAVFEPYGEIEECKLITDKVTNRAKGYAFVLFKTRVGAKRALKEPQKKIGNRNTSCQLAAMGPAGAGSDSVENSNNNSAGNSNANQVVQQNDSMSYGFGMSPGLLGGASMNGMPFLMGQNMGFGVNPMLGLSQAGLAASGFNPSFVGIGAGYDINSINPGVLGSSYGAQPALQGLGTYPGAQIGQHSFGGTAAMTTVTTPAKDSSGIGSARVTYPSYLSR; encoded by the coding sequence ATGGGCACAAAGCGAAAATCATCAGCttcaaccccaaaaatccaaCCTGAAGAACAAAAACCTAAACTTGAACTTCAATCTTCATCCTCCTCCGAAGAAGAATCTGAATCCGAACCCGAGGCTGCACCCCAATCCGAATCATCATCttcagaagaagaagagagcGAAGACGAGGCGACAAAGCGAGAAACTGTTCGGAAACTTCTAGAACCTTTCACTAAAGACAAAATAATCCAGCTATTTAAAACGGCCGCTTCAAACGACCCATCAATTCTTTCTCGGGTCAAAACCCTAGCCGATACCGACCCGACCCACCGTAAAATCTTTGTTCACGGCCTCGGCTACGACACAACTTTGCACCAACTCCACGCCGTCTTCGAACCCTACGGCGAAATAGAAGAGTGTAAACTGATTACTGATAAAGTTACCAACAGAGCTAAAGGATATGCCTTTGTGCTATTCAAAACCCGGGTCGGGGCAAAAAGGGCTTTAAAGGAGCCCCAGAAGAAGATTGGGAATCGTAATACCTCTTGCCAGCTTGCAGCCATGGGACCCGCTGGTGCTGGTTCAGATTCCGTGGAGAATTCGAATAATAATAGTGCTGGTAATAGTAATGCAAATCAAGTTGTGCAGCAAAATGATAGTATGAGTTATGGTTTTGGAATGAGTCCCGGGTTATTGGGTGGCGCGAGTATGAATGGGATGCCCTTTTTGATGGGACAAAACATGGGATTCGGAGTGAATCCTATGCTGGGATTAAGCCAAGCTGGTTTAGCTGCATCGGGATTTAATCCTTCGTTCGTGGGGATTGGTGCTGGTTATGATATAAATAGCATTAATCCGGGCGTTTTAGGTAGTAGTTATGGTGCACAGCCAGCTTTGCAGGGATTAGGGACTTACCCGGGTGCACAAATTGGGCAGCATTCTTTTGGAGGAACAGCAGCAATGACAACTGTAACTACACCGGCAAAAGATTCCTCTGGCATTGGGTCAGCGAGGGTGACCTATCCCTCGTATTTGAGCCGTTAG